A window of Fusarium falciforme chromosome 1, complete sequence genomic DNA:
ATATTTGAGGGCCCTGCAGTCGCTTTGCTGGGTCTTTGACGTCGATCTGGACCCCTGGATTGGACCTCTTCGACACGTTCTTTTATTGGACTCTTTCATCCACTTGGTCCTAATTGCTGTCTGGTTCATGCAACTTCTCGTTCGAAAGTGTGAAGCCGGCCTAGTCTTTTTCAAACCAGAAGCGGCAGCTCGAGGGGATGCTGGTGCCAAGGCGGATTTCGAGGCTCTTCGAGAGAAGCAGGATTGGAACATGCTGTGGAAACAGAGGTCGTTTAAGCTGCCGTGTATTTTCGGTGCTAGCAAAGGAGCGAAGGAGCTCTAGATCATCATTCTCTTGTTGGGCCTTTCACAAATCACTCGTCGTGTTTGGTATCGAAATAGACATCAGCGTTACAACTAGCTCAACCAACAGTTCAAAGAGTCATGCAACCAAAGTATCATGTTCTCTCTACCCATGCACCCTCGCCTCTCAGGCATCCGTGTCTGCGATCCTCCAGACAAGCTTCTCACCACTGACCTCCTTGTTTCTCAAAATGTCCACTGCCTTCTGAGCTCTCTCGACAGCCGTCGCCCCCTCAACAACACGGTACCTGTTTGGAGACACTACACCATCCCTCAATAGTGCAGGGATAATCTCGGGCTGCATCTTTTCCTTGAAAAACTCATTCTGCTACTGTCAGTCTCATATTCTCCGTGTATCAAGCTGTATGGGTGTTGACTTACAGAAAGGTAGAAATGGGTGCGCACTCCACGGACATTAACACCCTCGGCCCATTCTCCGACGAGCACCTTGGACGCGTCCATCTCATACTCGGGCTCCTCTTCCACGGTGGCGTCCTTGAGGATGACGGGGAGCATTACTGCCACGATGCTGCCACGCTGCGCAATCTTGGTCAGGGGCTTGAGGGTGCCGTCGAGGGAGCCGATGCAGTCTAGGATATATGGTAGCTTGGGCTCGGAGCGGTCGCCAGCGTACTTGAGAATCTGGTCCACGACATCGTCCTTGCGGTAGTCGAAGCATTGGGTTGCACCAATCCCGCGGAGGTACTCATGGTGCTTGCCACTTGCGACGGCGAGGATGTTCTTGTAACCCCAATGGTGAAAGACTTGTACAGCAAAGATTCCCACGCTGCTGGCAGCTCCCCAGATGAGGATAGGTTCATCAGCCTTCTTGGGTGTGTAACCCTCCGGGATAGGCCAAGGcagctcgaggttgaggtccGCAGTCGCTGAATGGAACACAGTGACGAGGTTGACGGGTACCGTCACAGCCTCCTCAAAGGATAGATTCTCTGGAATCTTGGAGGCCAGGTACGCCGGGATGGTGATGTACTCCTGGTGGTTGGACTCCTTGCCGCCGTGGAAAGCAAAGGCGGTCACCCGGTCCCCGACTTTTAAGCCCTTGAGGTCTCCTCCGTCACCGACAGCGACGACAATGCCTGCAGCGCCGCCATTGCCCATGAGGGCTGGATATTCGGGGATGAGGAGGCCGCCATCTGCTCGGTGGAGGTCAAGGGGTGTGGAGGCTGTCCAGTGGACGCGGACGAGGACTTCACCGGGTGCTGGAGGGTAAACAGGGACGGTGAGGGAGCTTAGAGGTGTACGCTTTGCCGGAAGGACAACAGCTTGTTGAGTTGATGGGATAGAAAGAGACGACATGGCGTTTGTAAGGAGGAATCAAGTTTTGGTATGATGTGTGTAAGGCAGTTAACCTTGAAGACTGGCTCTGTATTATCATTACAACGTCTACTAGGAAAAGTCATTCCCTTAAATACTCTCGACTCATCAGTGCGATCAACTATGAATCTACTAGAACGAGCGTTCGTGTATATGTCGCGAGGTGGCGTGAGGGGCCAGGATTTGTCATGACAAAACTCCGTGGAACTCCTGCAAAGCCGAAAGAGGCAACTGAACCTTGACGTTTTTAATGGGGCGAAGGGGCATGTTGGTTCAAGTCAGTCGGGTCCCGCTCATGTTTTGGAAGCTGTAGTTGGATCTGGGAGCCATTGATTATGTCAAAGGGCGCCGAGTAGTTGCAGATGAGGCCGATGCTGATGTAATTTTGCCTTCTTGATCAAGGGTTGAAACAGGTTGAATGAGCCGCGGAATTTGCCACCACGTCGTATAGCATGCGCATTTTCGTAAACATGTTACCAGGGAtgaataataagtaaaagaagGTATCATTAGACGTTCGACTTGTTGGTTTCCATAAAAGTTGATCCATCCTTTCATTCGCTTGCAGTTTCCTCCCAGATAACCCAGCAGATAGCCGACAAACATATTCCAATTCCAGCGCACAAAACAGAAAACAACGCCATCCAAAAAACAGGTATCTCTCTTCCCATTTTCACCCTTGACTCCTAGAACAATTTCAAACAGTCGTCGAGCCCATCAGGGCCGTGCGAGGCGCAGGCCCGACGTCGACGTGGTTCGGCGTGGGCCTCCCCTCACTGGCGTCGCTCCTCGCGGTGGGCGGGCGGCCGAGGTCTGCCACCACGTCGCGGACGCGCTGTCGCATGCCCCGCCGCTGCTTGTGGACGGGGTCATTTGGCAGCTCATTCTTGGCCAAGGTCTCGGTGATGGCTTCGACCTTTGCTGGCGGTGTCGGCTGTGCGTCCTTGGAGGTGGAGAAGACGGTCGAGCCCGAGAGGGTGGAGGCGGCGTCGGAGCTTGTGGAGGGACGATGATCCATGGTTTCTTGTGG
This region includes:
- a CDS encoding PKS-ER domain-containing protein produces the protein MSSLSIPSTQQAVVLPAKRTPLSSLTVPVYPPAPGEVLVRVHWTASTPLDLHRADGGLLIPEYPALMGNGGAAGIVVAVGDGGDLKGLKVGDRVTAFAFHGGKESNHQEYITIPAYLASKIPENLSFEEAVTVPVNLVTVFHSATADLNLELPWPIPEGYTPKKADEPILIWGAASSVGIFAVQVFHHWGYKNILAVASGKHHEYLRGIGATQCFDYRKDDVVDQILKYAGDRSEPKLPYILDCIGSLDGTLKPLTKIAQRGSIVAVMLPVILKDATVEEEPEYEMDASKVLVGEWAEGVNVRGVRTHFYLSNEFFKEKMQPEIIPALLRDGVVSPNRYRVVEGATAVERAQKAVDILRNKEVSGEKLVWRIADTDA